In Alicyclobacillus macrosporangiidus CPP55, a single window of DNA contains:
- a CDS encoding RluA family pseudouridine synthase has product MADREPQAYELVIDEAHDGHTLRSVLQSELKFSRRLVRNLKLRDGVLVNGQPARLKSVVHKGDKIHITLPDEETHIEAEPMDLDIRYEDDEVVVVNKPPGMLSHPSSKERTGTLLGGLTAYLAPAGQVPHAVHRLDRDTSGVILYAKHSHAHHLFDRALRSGWMHRTYCAVVYHKEAFVPLRMGEWQTIDLPIAPDPNTPTRRVVAAGGQRAVTHYQALASTDQISVVQIVLETGRTHQIRVHFAAVDMPLVGDRAYGGPVWRRAERDPAAAPLLAFPRQALHALQLMWKHPVTGEVKRVTAPPPEDMRTFWREAGGDPRVWDRLMADPSAVPPGWRFDLA; this is encoded by the coding sequence GTGGCGGACAGAGAACCCCAGGCGTACGAGCTGGTCATCGACGAGGCGCACGACGGGCACACCCTGCGCAGCGTGCTGCAGAGCGAGCTGAAATTCTCCCGGCGCCTGGTGCGCAATCTGAAGCTGCGTGACGGCGTGTTGGTGAACGGGCAACCTGCCCGCCTGAAGTCGGTGGTGCACAAAGGTGACAAAATACATATTACGTTGCCTGATGAAGAGACGCACATTGAGGCCGAGCCGATGGACCTGGATATCCGTTACGAAGACGACGAGGTGGTGGTGGTCAACAAGCCGCCCGGCATGCTGTCCCATCCGTCGTCCAAAGAGCGCACGGGCACGCTGCTCGGCGGGCTGACCGCGTACCTGGCACCAGCGGGGCAGGTGCCGCACGCCGTGCACCGGCTGGATCGGGATACGTCGGGCGTGATCCTGTACGCGAAGCATTCACATGCCCATCACCTGTTCGACCGCGCCCTGCGATCCGGTTGGATGCACCGGACCTACTGCGCGGTGGTATACCATAAAGAAGCGTTTGTCCCGTTGCGGATGGGCGAGTGGCAGACCATCGACCTGCCGATTGCGCCCGACCCGAACACACCGACGCGGCGGGTGGTGGCGGCTGGGGGCCAGCGGGCGGTGACCCACTACCAGGCCTTGGCTTCCACAGATCAGATCTCTGTGGTGCAGATCGTGCTCGAGACCGGACGCACCCACCAGATCCGGGTGCACTTCGCGGCCGTCGATATGCCGCTGGTGGGCGATCGGGCATACGGGGGCCCGGTTTGGCGCCGGGCCGAGCGCGATCCCGCTGCCGCCCCGCTGCTCGCTTTTCCGCGCCAGGCGCTGCACGCCCTGCAGTTGATGTGGAAGCACCCGGTGACGGGCGAGGTGAAGCGCGTGACGGCGCCGCCGCCGGAGGACATGCGGACCTTTTGGCGGGAGGCGGGAGGTGACCCCCGGGTGTGGGACCGTTTGATGGCCGACCCGTCGGCCGTACCGCCCGGTTGGCGGTTTGACCTGGCGTGA
- a CDS encoding M42 family metallopeptidase: protein MTHRETLRELMELHGGPGFEETVAARVKDAFAQYTDDIVTDGMGNVIARIPGDGPAPRPRILLSAHMDEIALVVTEIAKGGFLRVWQAGGFDPRTLVGQEVVVHGRQRLRGIVGSKPPHLTTPEERKQAVPLEDLFIDLAMPEERVRALVTIGDRVTLHREAMDLLNGRIAGKALDDRASIAVILECLEVLRGLRHTADVLAVASVQEEVGVRGATTAGHALEPDIAIAIDVTFADMPGQAPDESFKMGKGPAIAFGPNIHPKVFRGLRDAAERHRVPYQLELTQGPTGTDARAFQIARAGIACGLVGVAIRYMHCSVETAAYDDIAECGRLLAHYIAGVTAEEVARLTCY from the coding sequence GTGACGCATCGGGAGACCCTGCGTGAGTTGATGGAGTTGCACGGCGGGCCGGGGTTTGAGGAGACGGTGGCGGCCCGCGTCAAGGACGCTTTCGCCCAGTACACGGACGACATCGTGACGGACGGGATGGGTAACGTGATCGCCCGCATCCCTGGAGACGGGCCGGCGCCGCGGCCCAGGATTCTGCTCAGTGCCCACATGGACGAGATCGCGCTCGTCGTCACCGAGATCGCGAAAGGCGGCTTTTTGCGGGTGTGGCAGGCGGGCGGGTTCGATCCGCGCACCCTCGTCGGCCAGGAGGTGGTCGTGCACGGACGGCAGCGGCTGCGGGGCATTGTCGGTTCCAAGCCGCCTCACCTGACCACGCCAGAGGAGCGCAAGCAGGCGGTGCCCCTGGAAGATCTGTTCATCGACCTGGCGATGCCGGAGGAACGGGTGCGGGCGCTCGTGACCATCGGGGACCGGGTGACCCTGCACCGGGAGGCGATGGACTTGCTGAACGGCCGCATCGCCGGCAAGGCCCTCGACGATCGCGCCAGCATCGCGGTCATCCTGGAGTGCCTGGAGGTCCTCCGGGGGCTGAGGCACACGGCGGACGTCTTGGCGGTGGCCAGCGTCCAGGAGGAGGTCGGCGTGCGCGGCGCGACGACGGCCGGGCACGCGCTCGAGCCGGACATCGCCATCGCCATCGACGTGACCTTCGCCGACATGCCCGGCCAGGCGCCGGACGAGAGCTTCAAGATGGGCAAGGGCCCTGCGATCGCGTTCGGGCCGAACATCCACCCGAAGGTGTTCCGGGGCCTGCGCGACGCGGCGGAGCGCCACCGGGTGCCGTACCAACTGGAGCTGACGCAGGGGCCCACCGGCACCGACGCGCGCGCCTTCCAGATCGCCCGGGCGGGCATTGCCTGTGGCCTCGTCGGGGTGGCCATCCGCTATATGCACTGTTCCGTGGAGACGGCCGCCTACGACGACATCGCCGAGTGCGGGCGGCTGCTCGCCCACTACATCGCCGGCGTGACGGCGGAGGAGGTGGCGCGACTGACATGCTACTGA
- a CDS encoding hydantoinase B/oxoprolinase family protein, with protein MDPFALSIVEGALVAASDEMFQVVRQTSYSPIIYEVLDYATGITDANGRLVVQGNGVTGFLGSLSSGVQAVLQKYTDIGPGDVFIVNDPYTAGGSHLSDVTVVRPFFHNGTLLGFGASKAHWTEIGGAKPGSWSNDAADVYAEGLYIPLMKIVDRGVVNETLMALIAANVRTPVYTLGDLQSQLGALVIGERRVAEAAAKYGTETVLEAMASILDRGRKAALRALRRLPKGTYFAEDYLDSDGATDQPVYVCVKVTIDDDTFTADFTGSSPSVASTINATWPSLECGVRTTFRALIDSEEPTSDGMFAPLSIICPPGTVFTAQPPTPVSTYWEASDMAADLVQKALAPHIPELMPAGHSLSVCGSILAFERDPQSPTVGLPILVEPQAGGWGGSEGQDGESALVPIGDGDTCSIPVEVLEATYPVRVLEYALNIVPGGGAGKYRGGFGLIRRLQLLQPATLTASFGRHRFPAWGSHDGGNGTPNYVEVHAADGRPLGRFGRVNGMRLEAGSVVALVTGCGGGYGDPKLRDPARVQEDLANGFLTPEDARRIYGYPADAAQGRESVDDENRN; from the coding sequence TTGGATCCATTCGCTTTGTCGATTGTCGAGGGAGCGCTGGTCGCTGCCAGCGATGAGATGTTTCAGGTGGTTCGCCAGACCAGTTACAGCCCCATCATTTACGAGGTGCTCGATTACGCCACTGGCATCACGGACGCCAATGGCAGGCTCGTGGTGCAAGGCAACGGAGTGACCGGATTCCTCGGCAGTTTGTCCTCAGGTGTTCAGGCTGTGTTGCAAAAGTACACAGACATCGGGCCGGGCGACGTGTTCATCGTCAACGACCCGTACACGGCGGGCGGCAGCCACCTGTCCGACGTCACCGTCGTGCGTCCCTTCTTCCACAACGGAACCCTGCTCGGGTTTGGTGCCAGCAAGGCGCACTGGACCGAGATCGGTGGTGCGAAACCCGGCAGTTGGTCGAACGACGCGGCGGATGTATACGCCGAGGGTCTGTACATTCCGCTCATGAAGATTGTGGACCGCGGGGTGGTCAACGAGACCCTGATGGCGCTGATTGCGGCGAACGTCCGAACCCCTGTCTACACCCTCGGAGACCTGCAGTCCCAACTGGGTGCGCTGGTGATCGGTGAACGCCGGGTGGCCGAGGCGGCCGCCAAGTACGGGACGGAGACCGTGCTGGAGGCGATGGCATCGATTCTCGACCGTGGCCGCAAAGCCGCATTACGGGCCTTGCGACGGCTGCCGAAGGGGACGTATTTCGCGGAGGATTACCTGGACTCCGACGGGGCGACGGATCAACCGGTCTACGTGTGTGTCAAGGTGACCATTGATGACGACACGTTCACGGCGGATTTTACCGGCAGTTCTCCGAGCGTGGCGAGCACCATCAACGCCACCTGGCCGAGCTTGGAGTGCGGCGTGCGGACGACGTTTCGCGCGCTGATCGACAGCGAGGAGCCGACTTCCGACGGGATGTTCGCGCCGTTGTCCATTATTTGTCCGCCGGGAACGGTGTTTACGGCGCAACCCCCGACGCCCGTGTCCACCTATTGGGAGGCGTCCGACATGGCGGCGGACCTTGTGCAAAAAGCCCTCGCCCCGCACATTCCAGAGCTCATGCCGGCGGGCCATTCGCTCAGCGTCTGCGGCTCTATCCTGGCGTTTGAACGCGACCCACAATCCCCGACGGTGGGGCTGCCGATTCTCGTGGAGCCGCAGGCCGGGGGTTGGGGTGGCAGTGAGGGGCAGGACGGCGAGAGCGCCCTGGTTCCAATTGGCGACGGAGATACCTGTTCCATTCCTGTAGAGGTGTTGGAGGCCACGTACCCTGTGCGTGTGCTGGAGTACGCGCTGAACATCGTCCCAGGCGGCGGGGCCGGGAAATACAGGGGGGGATTCGGACTCATCCGCCGTTTACAGCTGTTGCAGCCCGCAACGCTCACCGCCAGCTTTGGCCGTCATCGTTTTCCCGCCTGGGGCTCACACGACGGGGGGAACGGCACCCCGAACTACGTCGAGGTCCACGCCGCGGATGGGCGTCCCCTTGGCCGGTTTGGACGGGTGAACGGCATGCGGCTCGAGGCGGGATCCGTGGTGGCGCTCGTGACCGGGTGCGGCGGGGGATATGGGGACCCGAAGTTGCGGGACCCGGCACGGGTGCAGGAGGACTTGGCGAACGGATTCTTGACCCCGGAGGACGCCAGGCGTATTTACGGTTATCCGGCGGACGCCGCGCAGGGGAGGGAAAGTGTCGACGATGAGAATCGGAATTGA
- a CDS encoding hydantoinase/oxoprolinase N-terminal domain-containing protein, translating into MRIGIDVGGTNTDAVVMDGQRVVTCAKTATTKDVLTGILTVLRTVLAECPATAVNAVMLGTTHFANALVERDRLSKTAVLRLGLPYGAALPPFVDFPAELREVIRGPVYLLPGGHEFDGREITPFDESRVRAAAREIRAAGIRTAVVSSPFSPINDEMERRAADILYEECPGIRVTISADIGSVGLLERENAAILNASLVLLAEEIVDALEQALRSLGLTCPFYLTQNDGTLMNADYARRFPVLTISSGPTNSMRGASYLSGLKNAIVIDVGGTTADVGVLVNGFPRPAARTTELAGVRTNFRMPDVYSLGLGGGSRVRFAEDGTPVIGPTSVGYRIREEALIFGGSTLTMTDVVVAAGLAEIGDPSRVPLTPQEAQRVLDKADEMLAECVDRMKPSRADMPAVVVGGGSILIRDSLKGVSTIVRPEYHAVANAIGAAIAQVGGEVDRVYSFEGRSRESVLNEAKEQAILRAMEAGADPATIEIVELQEIPLAYLPSRASRIRVKAIGELKGARVNDLVTDGR; encoded by the coding sequence ATGAGAATCGGAATTGACGTGGGCGGCACGAACACGGACGCGGTGGTCATGGACGGCCAACGGGTGGTCACGTGTGCCAAGACCGCGACCACGAAAGACGTTCTAACGGGCATCCTCACGGTCTTGCGAACCGTGCTGGCGGAGTGTCCGGCGACAGCCGTGAACGCCGTGATGTTGGGTACCACCCACTTCGCCAACGCCCTGGTCGAACGCGATCGCCTGTCCAAGACGGCCGTATTGCGGCTCGGTCTGCCGTATGGGGCCGCGCTTCCACCGTTCGTCGACTTCCCGGCCGAATTGCGGGAAGTGATTCGGGGACCGGTGTATCTGTTGCCGGGAGGACACGAATTTGATGGACGTGAGATCACGCCGTTTGACGAGTCGCGCGTGCGAGCGGCCGCCCGTGAGATCAGGGCGGCCGGCATCCGGACCGCTGTCGTGTCCTCGCCATTCAGTCCCATCAACGACGAGATGGAGCGCCGTGCGGCGGACATCCTGTACGAGGAATGTCCCGGGATTCGTGTGACCATCTCGGCGGACATTGGGTCCGTTGGCCTCCTGGAACGCGAGAACGCGGCGATTTTGAACGCCTCATTGGTGTTGTTGGCCGAAGAGATCGTCGACGCCCTAGAGCAAGCCCTGCGCTCGCTCGGGCTCACCTGCCCGTTCTATTTGACGCAAAACGACGGCACGCTGATGAACGCGGACTACGCACGGCGGTTTCCGGTTTTGACCATCTCCTCCGGACCGACGAACAGCATGCGTGGCGCTTCCTACCTGTCAGGGCTGAAAAACGCCATCGTGATCGACGTGGGCGGAACGACGGCCGACGTCGGCGTGCTGGTGAACGGCTTTCCACGGCCCGCCGCCCGCACCACGGAGTTGGCGGGTGTCCGAACGAATTTCCGGATGCCTGACGTGTATTCCCTCGGACTGGGCGGAGGCAGCCGCGTCCGCTTCGCGGAGGACGGAACCCCGGTGATTGGCCCGACGAGTGTTGGGTACCGCATCCGCGAAGAGGCCCTGATTTTCGGCGGCTCCACCTTAACCATGACCGATGTGGTGGTGGCCGCTGGGTTGGCGGAAATCGGTGACCCGTCCAGGGTTCCCCTGACCCCCCAGGAGGCGCAGCGTGTGTTGGACAAGGCCGACGAGATGTTGGCGGAGTGCGTGGACCGGATGAAGCCGAGCCGCGCGGACATGCCGGCGGTCGTGGTCGGCGGAGGATCGATTTTGATCCGCGACTCGCTGAAGGGCGTGTCTACCATCGTTCGCCCCGAGTACCACGCCGTGGCAAACGCCATCGGTGCCGCCATCGCCCAGGTCGGCGGCGAGGTGGACCGCGTGTACTCGTTTGAGGGGAGGTCCAGGGAGTCTGTCTTGAATGAAGCCAAGGAGCAGGCCATCCTGAGGGCGATGGAGGCGGGAGCGGACCCGGCGACCATCGAAATCGTGGAGTTACAGGAGATTCCGCTCGCTTATTTGCCGAGCCGGGCGTCGCGCATCCGCGTGAAGGCGATTGGAGAACTGAAAGGGGCGCGGGTGAATGACTTGGTCACTGACGGAAGATGA
- a CDS encoding DUF917 domain-containing protein, with amino-acid sequence MTWSLTEDEVRSIAIGAGVLGTGGGGDPYLSQLQLIELLRQGKTVKVIPAHQLPEDAVGCGVSGMGAPTIGIEKLPVGDEMWQAAKALQDHLHVKFSFVVIGEIGGGNALEGLIAGAYSGLPVVDADPMGRAFPELQMDTFMIHGVSPSPFGLYDGHGNAAVLHVQDARTAERYGRALTIAMGGSSSLALPVVTGRQVKAYAIHGTLSLSLRIGQAIRDAVASKRDVLEAVSRVLPLKHLFFGKVVDIERKTTGGFARGRMVLEGLGAFSGSEFHVDIQNEFLIGWLDGRPVATVPDLISVLDADSGLPVGTESLKYGLRLNVIGIPASRKLKTARALEVVGPRAFGYDVDFQPLLGDLPEAEWAV; translated from the coding sequence ATGACTTGGTCACTGACGGAAGATGAGGTCCGCTCGATTGCCATCGGCGCGGGTGTCCTGGGTACGGGCGGAGGCGGTGACCCGTACCTGTCCCAGTTGCAGTTGATTGAACTGTTGCGACAAGGCAAGACCGTCAAGGTGATTCCTGCCCATCAGCTGCCCGAGGACGCGGTCGGGTGCGGGGTGTCCGGCATGGGGGCTCCGACCATCGGCATTGAGAAGCTTCCGGTGGGCGACGAAATGTGGCAAGCGGCGAAGGCGCTGCAGGATCACCTGCACGTCAAGTTTTCGTTCGTGGTGATCGGCGAAATTGGCGGCGGGAATGCCCTTGAGGGATTGATTGCCGGGGCCTATTCGGGCTTGCCCGTGGTGGACGCGGATCCCATGGGCCGGGCGTTTCCTGAACTGCAGATGGACACGTTCATGATCCACGGCGTGTCGCCTTCCCCGTTTGGTCTCTACGATGGTCACGGCAATGCCGCCGTCCTGCACGTGCAGGACGCCCGCACTGCGGAGCGGTACGGGCGGGCGCTTACCATTGCAATGGGAGGTTCCAGTTCGTTGGCGCTGCCGGTCGTCACCGGCAGGCAGGTGAAGGCGTATGCCATCCACGGCACCCTCTCTCTCAGTCTGCGCATCGGCCAGGCCATCCGCGATGCGGTGGCGAGCAAGCGAGATGTGCTGGAGGCGGTCTCACGGGTCCTCCCGTTGAAGCATCTCTTTTTCGGCAAAGTGGTCGACATTGAACGCAAGACCACCGGGGGATTCGCACGTGGAAGGATGGTATTGGAGGGCCTGGGGGCGTTCTCTGGGTCGGAATTTCACGTGGATATTCAGAACGAATTCCTCATCGGCTGGTTGGATGGGCGGCCGGTGGCCACTGTGCCGGATCTCATCAGTGTCCTCGATGCCGACAGCGGTCTGCCAGTCGGCACGGAGTCGTTGAAATACGGGTTGCGCCTGAATGTGATTGGCATTCCGGCGTCGCGGAAGCTGAAGACAGCGCGGGCGCTGGAGGTGGTGGGGCCGCGCGCATTCGGGTACGACGTGGATTTTCAACCCTTGTTGGGAGACCTCCCGGAGGCGGAATGGGCCGTCTGA
- a CDS encoding hydantoinase/oxoprolinase family protein, which translates to MRLAVDVGGTFTDLVLFDEQTGATRTVKCPSTPGRFEDGVLAAVDEVRPRLQDPGTVAFIHGSTVVINHLLERKGAKTALITTKGFRDNLDIQRTNRPDLYNLRYRKPKPFVERKDRYEVDERIGPRGEVIRPLNVAELSEVVDHLREGRYEAVAIAFLHAYRNPAHELQCMEYIREHLPGVFVACSSQVELWREYERTNTTVCCAYVGPSVADYLQRLANGLTARDIGRSRPLTMMLSSGGRTTFQEASRWPIDLIESGPAAGVTGARRVARWCGIQNFIALDVGGTTAKAALVEDGEPERVQEYILEPGPRSGGYPLLVPSLDIKEIGAGGGSIVRVSEDGAIQVGPDSAGAMPGPACYGRGGRLPTITDANFLAGRLPEVLASGLRLDRDRARAAFAPLAERLRMPLEDVVRGVLRVAEAKMARVVHLATVARGKDPRDYDLIAYGGSAPLHAVALARELRIRRVVIPPAAGVFAAWGMIHAPYQVDRMKTVNAPWPEGRAEVESVCAALRDDAVSKIQSMGRRAGHARVYLEVRYVGQARSLTVEADDADLVHMRFTKAHREKYGFTLDAPLEVTGVHVVVTDQDETSESGTFGAKVQPRGQEQAGAAAIGMRQVLTHDGWRKAPVYRREALAAGAVVTGPAVVEEETTTTYVPPEAVLTVDAYANMIIQVGG; encoded by the coding sequence GTGCGACTAGCGGTGGATGTGGGAGGAACGTTCACAGACCTGGTTCTGTTTGACGAGCAAACGGGTGCCACGAGGACGGTGAAGTGCCCGAGTACGCCGGGAAGGTTCGAGGACGGTGTGCTGGCGGCGGTGGACGAGGTGCGCCCGCGCCTGCAAGACCCCGGGACTGTGGCGTTCATTCACGGGTCGACGGTGGTGATCAATCATCTGCTGGAGCGAAAAGGGGCGAAGACGGCCCTGATCACCACGAAGGGCTTCCGGGACAACCTGGACATTCAACGGACCAACCGGCCCGACCTGTACAACCTGCGTTACCGGAAGCCGAAGCCCTTTGTGGAGAGAAAGGACCGGTACGAGGTGGACGAGCGGATTGGGCCCAGGGGGGAGGTGATCCGGCCACTCAACGTGGCGGAGCTGTCCGAGGTGGTGGACCATTTGCGGGAAGGCCGGTATGAGGCGGTGGCCATCGCCTTTCTGCACGCGTATCGAAACCCTGCTCATGAACTGCAGTGTATGGAGTACATTCGGGAACACCTGCCGGGTGTGTTCGTGGCCTGTTCCTCCCAGGTTGAACTGTGGCGAGAATACGAACGGACCAACACGACGGTATGCTGCGCCTACGTCGGTCCCTCCGTGGCAGATTATCTGCAGCGGCTTGCGAACGGTTTGACAGCCCGGGACATCGGCCGAAGCCGTCCCTTAACCATGATGTTGTCCAGCGGGGGCCGCACCACCTTCCAGGAAGCCAGCCGGTGGCCCATCGACCTGATTGAATCTGGGCCGGCCGCCGGGGTCACCGGGGCGCGCCGGGTGGCCCGTTGGTGCGGGATCCAAAACTTCATCGCACTCGACGTGGGTGGGACGACCGCCAAGGCCGCGTTGGTGGAAGACGGGGAGCCGGAACGGGTGCAGGAGTACATCCTGGAGCCGGGGCCAAGGTCGGGCGGGTATCCGCTGCTGGTCCCCTCCCTCGACATCAAGGAGATTGGGGCGGGGGGCGGCAGCATCGTCCGCGTCAGCGAGGACGGGGCGATTCAGGTCGGCCCAGACAGCGCTGGTGCCATGCCCGGGCCCGCGTGTTACGGGCGCGGGGGCCGCTTGCCCACCATCACCGACGCGAACTTCCTCGCCGGACGCCTGCCCGAGGTGTTGGCCAGCGGCCTGAGACTCGACCGCGATCGGGCTCGTGCGGCATTTGCTCCCTTGGCGGAGCGCCTGCGCATGCCGCTGGAAGACGTCGTACGCGGAGTCCTGCGAGTGGCGGAGGCCAAAATGGCCCGCGTGGTCCATTTGGCCACGGTGGCGCGGGGGAAGGATCCGCGGGACTACGACCTGATTGCGTATGGCGGAAGCGCGCCGTTGCACGCCGTGGCGCTGGCCAGGGAACTTCGCATCCGGAGGGTCGTCATTCCGCCTGCCGCCGGCGTGTTTGCGGCGTGGGGCATGATTCATGCGCCGTACCAGGTGGACCGAATGAAGACGGTGAACGCCCCGTGGCCGGAGGGACGAGCAGAGGTGGAGTCCGTGTGTGCCGCGCTGCGCGACGACGCGGTCTCCAAGATCCAGTCCATGGGCAGACGTGCTGGACATGCCCGGGTGTATCTTGAGGTTCGCTACGTGGGACAGGCCCGGTCGCTCACCGTGGAAGCGGATGACGCGGACCTCGTACACATGCGGTTCACCAAGGCGCATCGAGAAAAGTACGGGTTTACGCTCGATGCACCATTGGAGGTGACCGGGGTCCACGTGGTCGTCACCGACCAGGACGAGACAAGCGAGTCCGGTACGTTTGGCGCCAAGGTACAACCCCGGGGACAGGAACAAGCCGGCGCCGCCGCCATTGGGATGCGCCAGGTGCTGACCCATGACGGGTGGCGGAAGGCGCCCGTATATCGGCGGGAGGCATTGGCGGCCGGGGCCGTGGTGACCGGACCGGCGGTGGTGGAGGAGGAGACCACCACCACCTATGTGCCGCCGGAGGCCGTTTTGACCGTCGACGCATACGCCAACATGATCATCCAGGTCGGGGGGTGA
- a CDS encoding M42 family metallopeptidase, which produces MLLKRLTEAMGPSGFEDEIRSVLRAEVEGHVDRVYTDVLGTLICEKGMDRPGPRVMLDAHMDEVGLMIVHAEDNGLLRFRPLGGVDPRVLVSKPVRIGPEKRFGVIGAKPIHLQKPEERRKPLPLENLYIDIGARDKDDALAAVKLGDVAVFATRYEEIGEGCAKAKSFDDRAGCAVLTEVLRREYKLPLYGVFTVQEEIGLRGATAAAYRLQPDIAIAIEGTVCFDVVDAPGHGQGTVLGRGPALTLQDGRTLADRRFLEFMIHVAEKHGIPYQFRRVKGGSNDFGAIHRSRAGVTGGSISIPVRYIHAPAQVMSLEDYRNTVRLVQAVLMELQEGGFRG; this is translated from the coding sequence ATGCTACTGAAACGGCTGACGGAAGCGATGGGGCCCTCCGGCTTCGAGGACGAAATTCGTAGCGTGCTGCGCGCCGAGGTCGAGGGGCACGTCGACCGCGTCTACACGGACGTGCTGGGGACGCTCATCTGTGAGAAGGGCATGGACCGGCCGGGGCCGCGGGTGATGCTCGACGCGCACATGGACGAGGTCGGGCTGATGATCGTGCACGCGGAGGACAACGGCCTGCTCCGGTTCCGGCCCCTGGGCGGGGTCGATCCGCGCGTGCTCGTCTCCAAGCCGGTGCGCATCGGGCCTGAGAAGCGCTTTGGCGTCATCGGCGCCAAGCCGATTCACTTACAAAAGCCCGAGGAGCGGCGCAAACCGCTGCCGCTGGAGAACCTGTACATCGACATCGGGGCGCGCGATAAGGACGACGCCCTGGCGGCGGTGAAGCTGGGCGATGTGGCGGTGTTCGCGACGCGCTACGAGGAGATCGGCGAAGGCTGCGCGAAGGCCAAGTCGTTCGACGATCGCGCCGGATGCGCGGTGCTGACCGAGGTGTTGCGTAGGGAATACAAGCTGCCGCTGTACGGGGTGTTCACGGTGCAGGAGGAGATCGGCCTGCGCGGGGCGACCGCGGCAGCGTACCGGCTCCAGCCGGACATCGCGATCGCCATCGAGGGCACGGTGTGCTTCGACGTGGTGGACGCGCCGGGGCACGGGCAGGGGACGGTGCTCGGGCGGGGCCCGGCGCTCACCCTGCAGGACGGACGTACGCTCGCCGACCGGCGTTTCTTGGAATTCATGATCCACGTCGCCGAGAAACACGGCATCCCGTACCAGTTCAGGCGGGTGAAGGGCGGATCGAACGACTTCGGCGCCATCCACCGCTCGCGGGCCGGCGTCACCGGCGGGTCCATCTCCATCCCGGTGCGCTACATCCACGCCCCGGCGCAGGTGATGTCGCTGGAGGACTATCGCAACACCGTCCGCCTGGTGCAGGCGGTGCTGATGGAGCTGCAGGAAGGAGGCTTCCGCGGATGA
- the aroC gene encoding chorismate synthase — MIRYLTAGESHGPGLTVIVEGFPSNLPVSREQIDEQLRRRQQGYGRGRRQQIESDRVEVTSGIRFGKTLGTPITMHITNRDFTHWTEKMAVWDTPPENLKQVTRPRPGHADLAGAIKYDHEDIRDVLERASARNTATMVAAGALARQLLARFGIEVTAHVVEIGGVRAEHVPAEWDALIQAADASPVRCADAEASARMVAKIDEAKAKGDTVGGVFEIIVRGCPIGLGSYAHPDRRLDARLAGALMGIQAIKGVEIGLGFEAARRFGSQVHDAIAHDGSRYLRPTNGAGGLEGGVTNGEPIVVRVAMKPISTLYTPLMSVDMKTKQPEPAAVERSDYCAVPAASVVGENVAAWVVAEAFVEKFGGDSIEQMEDHVRAYRARVARR, encoded by the coding sequence ATGATACGCTACCTGACCGCCGGGGAGTCTCACGGACCCGGATTGACGGTGATTGTGGAAGGATTTCCGAGCAACCTGCCGGTGTCGAGGGAGCAGATCGACGAACAGCTTCGCCGGCGCCAGCAGGGGTACGGGCGCGGCCGGCGTCAGCAGATTGAATCCGACCGGGTCGAGGTCACCAGCGGCATCCGGTTCGGAAAGACCCTCGGCACGCCCATCACCATGCACATCACCAACCGCGACTTCACCCACTGGACGGAGAAGATGGCGGTGTGGGACACACCCCCGGAAAACCTCAAACAGGTCACCCGCCCTCGCCCCGGCCACGCAGATTTGGCCGGCGCCATCAAGTACGATCACGAGGACATCCGCGACGTCCTGGAGCGGGCCAGCGCCCGCAACACGGCGACGATGGTGGCCGCCGGCGCCCTGGCCCGGCAGCTGCTCGCCCGTTTCGGGATTGAGGTGACGGCCCACGTGGTGGAGATCGGCGGCGTGCGGGCAGAGCACGTCCCGGCGGAGTGGGACGCCCTCATCCAGGCGGCGGACGCGTCGCCGGTGCGCTGCGCGGACGCAGAGGCGAGCGCCAGGATGGTGGCCAAGATCGACGAGGCGAAGGCCAAGGGCGACACGGTCGGCGGGGTTTTTGAGATCATCGTCCGCGGCTGCCCCATCGGCCTGGGCAGTTACGCACATCCCGATCGGCGCCTCGACGCGCGGCTGGCCGGGGCGCTGATGGGCATTCAGGCCATCAAGGGCGTCGAGATCGGCCTGGGGTTCGAGGCGGCCCGCCGGTTCGGGTCGCAGGTGCACGACGCCATCGCCCACGACGGGTCCCGCTACCTGCGGCCGACCAACGGCGCGGGCGGCCTGGAGGGCGGCGTGACCAACGGCGAACCGATTGTCGTCCGCGTCGCCATGAAGCCCATCTCCACCCTCTACACGCCCTTGATGAGCGTCGACATGAAGACCAAGCAGCCGGAGCCGGCCGCGGTGGAGCGTTCCGACTATTGCGCCGTGCCGGCGGCGTCGGTGGTCGGCGAGAACGTCGCGGCGTGGGTGGTGGCGGAGGCCTTCGTGGAGAAGTTCGGCGGAGACTCCATCGAGCAGATGGAGGACCACGTGCGCGCCTACCGGGCGCGGGTGGCCCGGCGATGA